A segment of the Hemicordylus capensis ecotype Gifberg chromosome 6, rHemCap1.1.pri, whole genome shotgun sequence genome:
CAGATGGCTTCAATAACtccctttctcccccgccccacccccccaccccctcctgatCCAGTTTATCAGATCGCTCTCCTCCAACAAAGTGTTTAAAAAGTAATCTGGTTACCCGGCACGACACTGTGCTGTTAAAAGAGTCCCCCACCCCGGCCACGTGCCAAAACAGCTCGGCACCAAAGCATTAAGTGCAGAATCAAGTCAgactggggagagagggaggggaggaatagATTTGGCTGGGTGCAGAGCTGAAAAGCCGGCAGAGAGAGCTCTCGAATCACGGCTGGATTATACAATGGCTTTTCTGAGGGTAGCAGCAGCTGCTTGGCCGGGATGCCAAAAACCATCCGCTCCAGTCTGTTCGCTCTTTTGCTCCTATtccgtgaggaggaggaggagactcggtgcacagcttggggcatCATTGAGATTCAGACTTTGTCCTTTCAGGAGTGGTGACTGTAGGGCTGTTCCCCTAGCCAGGTTGAGCTTTGCAGGCCACGCACGGTCCATAAGTGTGCTCTACAAGTGTGGGATTTGGTCCTGGGAGCAGGATGTCGCATCCTGAAGAATCTcggcatttccccccctttttttttaaaatgcaagtgcCTAGACCTTATGACAAACAGAACTGAAAGGGTGGTGGGCAGTGTCTGGGTTGCAGAGAGGGGCAGAGCTGATGAGACTTGTGTAGTCGGGGAGGGGCACAGAACAGAAGCCCCTTCTTTATGACTAGAAGAAGTAAAATAAGCTAATTCTGAAAATTGGGGGTTTGCAtggttttatataggttttaacATGTATGTTACCCTAGCACAGAGTTTTTTGCTGGGTGGTTCCCCAACAATGGTggtggtactactactactactaataataataataattcgatttctataccacccttccaaaaatggctcagggcagtttacaaagagaaataacaaacaaataagatggctccctgtccccaaagggctcacattctaaaaagaaacataagacacacaccagcaacagtcactggaggtactgtgctggggtggatagggccagttactctccccctgctaaataaagagaatcaccacggtaaaaggtgcctctttgcccagttagcaggggatgatacTTATGTCTTCATCATAAGTATCAGCTCATAGATCTCAAGTCTCCATGTCTGTTGCTGCCAGTTTCATCTGTATCTAGTCTCCAATGGCTCCAGGTCTCTTTCTTGTATGGAGTTGGACCTTTCAGATCCTTCTGGACATCTAACCTACTAAATTGTGGTTTGCCACGGCCTCACCTGCCTCTTTGTGGGGGTTTCTGTTggccaccataggaacataggaagctgccatagactgagtcagaccataggtccatctagctcagtattgtctatacagactggtagcagcttctccagggttgcaggcaggagtctcttccagccctatcttggagatgctgccagggagggaacttggaaccttctgctcttcctggagtggctccatcccctgaagggaatatctgacagtgctcacacatcaagtctcccatacatatgcaagcagggtggaccctgcttagctaaggggacaagtcatgcttggtaccccaagactagctctcctctcctcctctccatgaCGGTCACCAATTCACCAGTGCAAGGGTTTTAAAACTTGGGTACCCAGGTATTGTtggactcccatcattcccagccacaatggcaccTGCGTAactaaggttgggaactcctgaactATTTATCTATTTGCATGTCCATACTGTCCTAGAGTTAGAGATGTGCAGCCAAAGTTGTGGCtgattttatttcaaataaatatgtgCTTTTGAGCTCCTGACCACATATACCTTTTTCAGTTCTCTGCTCCAGTTTTCCTTCCCCTATCAGGCTCCTTCCATTGATCTTCTCCTCTGGCCCACGTTACTTTGGACCATGGACCATTCCTACTCAGATCTGTGAACCTACTGCTGCCTCAGCTTCTGGGTCTGTGGTTCTTCTTACCCTCTTTCTTTCAGTCCTCCTGCCTGTTCTACCCCTCTCTAGGATGGGAGCAGTTTAGCCAATAgctgccagggaccttctgtGACATCAGGGCAGCACAGCGAATCGCAGCCAGAGGCTGCAGTACCCCTATAGATGACCAGAATAGGATGCGTCAAATACTGTCACTTTCTTTCACTTACCTGAAGCGAAAAGAAATTCTTCTTTTTTGATCTGATTCCCATCTCTTCTTCTAGGAAGGGCCTGCCGCTGTTCTTTCCAGTTGCAAGCTGCTGCTAAAGAGGCACATTCTTCAATGTGACTCAAAGGTTTTGGAGGTGATACTTTGCCCCTGGCAGTTAAAAAAGGGGAAACCACCTAGAGTGTGTGCCTTAACTCATCATAATGAGCTCTCTTAACGAAGCAAATGAGTCATAGTTTTTAATAGGCTGTAATTACCTTTGAGGAGGTGTGCAGGATCTCTTTTGAGTGATAGCTGCTGGAAGTCCTGGCTGAAGGTCAGTGGCTTTTTGAGCCTTGGATGTAACGGCCTTCCTTGGAGAAATTTGGAGCTATTCAGAGAACTCCTCTTTACCCAAGGTTCTCCTGTGCGTGCCCTTGCTTTGTTGAAGAGGCAGGGTGGGTCAGAACTCTCCAGGCTTTCAATGCAGTTCGGTTTCTAGTGCCAGTAATGGGCAGTCTGTGCCACGCACGTGATGTATACTTGATAATGGCCTtaggatcgtgtgtgtgtgtgtgtgtgtgtgtgtgtgtgtgtgtgtgtgtttgctcgctccgtctctcttaaagggcccctcccagcactgtgctgaggtcagcacaatgggaaatggctctcagggTTTTTTGCTTGAAAAGTAGTGAACAGCACTTTCTTAGGGTCTGAGCCTTCCAAGGTGGTCCAGGGGCTCAGGAGGTCtcccgtttcccttaaaggagccccccccccccgcagcactgGGCAacacacagcactgcatggtaagCATGGTTGTCCCTGCATGATGCTcagggggctgtgcagagtatttagctttggctgaagcttcacccaGGCCCAATAGACAATTAGTCAGGAGGCAGCacatttagggttgatgggaacaACCACTGGCCCCTGAGCCTTACAGTCAAGAACGCGGCCCTAATGCTTCGAATGGGAATGGAACCTGTTTTCAGAgcaacccctcacccccaccccaccctcagctGAAAAAGCCCAGCCAAATTGCACCGTATATAAAAGGTCTAGGACTAAAGGTCCATCAAGTCCCACCGTCCGGTTCCCAGCCGTTGCCAACCAGAGGCCTTTGAGGCCGATCTTTTTAAATTAGTCTTCTCCCTTGTAACATGTTCTCTTTGTACTTAGTCTGGTCCACAGGCAGGGCAGATGATGGCCACTATGGCCCAATTTGCACTCACCACTGGCAACCAAGGAGCGGTTTCACTTTTTCAAGATACCCCCTTGAGTGCTATTCAGTCCTTTTGCTGTGCATCTGTTCGGGTGTCTGTATGCATGTACTTGTATTTGTGTGAAtcactgtgcctgtgttcatttaaaaaatgaacttgggtacaggtccctcagatCCATGGTAGTTATGAAGTGTACAGCTGTGCATTCATTccacataaagtgtgaataactgtgcatgtgGATATTGGACCCAGACTGTACATGaactgaacataatatgtgaataaggcTTGAGCAAaggtctaaatcagggctgctcaacatcaaCCCTCCTGCCGATcttgacctacaattcccatcatccctgactgttggttggagatgctggaaattgtagtccaaaaacattgtgtagtccaaaaacattgaATTCAAAAAATTGAGCAACCCTTACTCAAACCTTCTTGAGGTCCAGTTGAGACCCTTACTCAAGCTCTGGTCTAAATCCAGGAACTGCTTGGCCAGAGGCTGTTTGTTGCCTGATTGCTTACCAAGTGACAGAGGATCTCGCCATGGGGAAGCAGCTCCCATGCCCTTACCTGTAGCTACTGGGCCAGAGAAATTGATTAAATTAGATTTATAGCTCACTCCATCCCAAAGGCTTGGAATAGGTAACCGTACACTCGTTATTCTAGCCTGTCCTTTTGCATCCCTGGCCACCCATTTGGATGAAAAGCTTCTTCCACCACTTCCAGAAGACACAAAAGCGTAGGCTTTGTCAGGTCTCCCCTGCAGAGTAAAGAGGAAGCCACAGAGAGTACCTCTCTGCATGCCCTCGGGATCCCGAGTTGGTGCCCAGATCGAGTGCTGTGCTGAAGAGTGATGGTGGTAGGTCTTAGCCGTGGTAGGACGAGGGTGTGGAGACACCCCCTTAGGTACACTGGGCCTAGGCTGTTCAGAGGAGGAAGGTTGCATTTCCCATGGCATGTCTTCATCTgtcttccttttctccttctgACAGCTGATAGTTGAAAAGACAACTGACTATCCTACTGCTGAGTATTCTCTGGTGGAAGATGTAGCCCTCCATTTCACATGTTTGATGGACAGACTGAACGAACAGCGCCTGTTTCAACCAGACCTGTGCGACGTCGATATTGTCCTGGTGCAGCAGAAGAGCGTCTTTCCGGCCCACAAGGGCGTCCTTGCCGCCTACAGCCAGTTCTTCCACTCCCTCTTCACCCGGAACAAGCAGCTCCAACGGGTGGAACTCTCCCTAGAGGTCTTGACCTCTCAAGGCCTGCAGCAGATCCTCAATTTCATCTACACCTCCAAGCTCTTGGTGAACGCGTGCAACGTGCAGGACGTCCTGAACGCCGCTGCCGTGTTGCAGATGAACAACATTGCGTCTTCCTGCCAGGAGCTCATCACCACCAGATCGCTCAGCTTGGCCATGGCAAGCAATATGGCTCTGCCTCCAGACACCTGTGGCAAAAACGTCCCATCGCAGTATTACTGTGACATCAAGCAAGAAATGGACCCCCTACACCCCAAGATCTATGCTCGGGAGGGGAACGACCCATTTTCTGTGCGGGTGGAGGATGGTGCAGCGTGTGGAGGCAACCAGAACCTCCCCCCTGCAGCCGGCAAGAAGTATTACAAGGAAGAGAAAGATGGAGGCCCACCTGTCTGCAAGGTGGAAGGTGAAGAGTCCGAGGTGGATCTGAGCAACCGGGGCTCTTATAACCATGGCGAGCAGATCATTGTGGAAGTCAACCTGAACAACCAAACCCTCAATGTCTCCAAAGGAATGGAAGGGATGCCCACTGCTGTTAACCCAACAGCCGCCATTGCCTCAGTGGTTGGGCGGCCCAAAGGGGATGGGCGCACCACAGAGGAGGATGGAGAGGAGGAGAATggtgaaggagaggaggaggaggaggaggaagctgaagtgggagaggaggaggaggaggagcacagtGAAGAGGAGGACCTGGAAGAgacctctgaggaggaggaggacgacgacgacgatggtGAAGAGGCGAGTGAGATTAAAAGGGAGAAACCCGGGCAGCCTCACAGGCCCAGCAGGTCATCCAAGGCCACCAAATCCGCCATGTCCACCAGATCTCAGGAGACGGCCAAGGTTGTTGTGgccatggaagaggaggaggagggtgaggaggaggaggaagtggaggaggaggaggaagaccagagagggaggaagaggaagaaggagcagGATGGGCTCGGCCAGAAGGTCAAGCTTGAGGAGAAGCAGCATTATCCCTGCAAGAAGTGCCCCCGGGTTTTCAACAACCGTTGGTACTTGGAGAAACACATGAACGTCACGCACAGCCGCATGCAGATCTGCGACAAGTGTGGGAAGAGGTTTCTGCTGGAAAGTGagctgctgctgcaccaccagACGGACTGTGAGAAGAACATCCAGGTGAGGTCTCTGCCCAGTGGTTTCTGCCTTTGCTTTTTTAGTGGGCTTTGCTTTGGCAGCCAGCACTGCCGGGAGCATAggaagtttcctctctggcatagGCTAGCAGGGTGACAGTGGGTTACAGTTTCTTCATACCACTCATGTCACAGAGGCCTACTTACAGCAGCTCACAGGGGTCAAGCCAATGACCTCGTGGCTCTCCACCGCAGGGAATAACCATGCCCtcggacaggggttcccaacctgtcctCTGATGCTGTGGAGCtataactcccatcttccccagccacagtggctgaaggccacagggatgatgggagttgtagtccaatgacacctGGGGACCCCTTGATTTccttagaacaggcctgcacaacattaggcctgggggccagattcAGCCCACAGtaactattttactggcccccaggtatcctgcagcaacacagcagatggaaactgccttatagctccatcctgtgcatgctttctcagaaatatgctccatggtgtgcccagtgaggcttactctcatgtaagcatgcctagcattgcagcctgaaagcaacaacaatttagggagacgagaggacttggcatttgttgggggctggcatgcactctagggcccccactgattgagcagggacaggacctccagccttgggggcggggtgcctctgggtaccagttgcgggggagtaacagcatgagagagggcatgccctcaactcctgcctgtggcttccagcggcatctggtgggccactgtgcgaaacaggatgctggactagatgagtctccttgggcctgatccagcagggctgttcttatgttcttatgacctattctctggctactatccttggttgaaactatgggtccattgatagggggaatagatccacaagtaacaatatttcttaattttaatgtaataatgtgctaaaaattgacctcggcctttgcacgccaagttgtggctGGTTCTGGCCCATgagagcatttgagttgtgcagccctgccttcgAAGATTGTGGTGTGTTCCATGATCGAGGTTTCATTCCCTTTCTATAGTTGTTCTTGTTCAGCTGTGAATACTTCCTGTGTGTCaggccctgcagctgctgttggactacgactcccatcatcccgagccaTAGTGGCCAGTCGttgggggatggtgggagttgtagtccgacagttggagggctgaagttgtgcagcccagctgTGTGTGTTTGCCATGCTGGACttttctggctgctgccacagcagagaaggcctgcaaCTTCCTGCAGCTGAGGTTGTATTGATCTGCCCTGTTGGTAGTTTCctggctctccttccccaggCTCTCTGTCTTTTACAAAGAAGCATGGAGATTGCTGTGATAACACTCCTGGTGGAGATCCACTCCCGTTTCGATCAAGTGTGACAAGGGCAAGAGAACTGGAAATGGTAGCATGTAAGCCGGCATCAGCACCTGCTGAATTGTCCCCAGTTCCCTGTGTTGGTTGCCTAATTGTAGGTCGCTGACATGAGTCCATGAGGCTGGCCCTCACATTTTGGCTATCGGTACGATCTCAAATGCACATAGGGATTTTAGGTAGCTTCtaccccctagagatggaaattAGACGATATCCGCTTTCTCTGTGTTACCACCCCTCCTttatccctgcccccaaatgattagggtaaaacgTTTGAATAGAGTGAACGGTCAGGATAACAAATTGCAGTACCCTCTCCatagagtaatctttggaggatatTCGTCCCAGTTTTCATTCTTGTTCCTCTGACCTCGAAAACATTTTATagtggtttttgtatttttaaaatacagtttttaaaattaaaatttttaatttttaaaagaaatttgaggagagctggttttgtggtagcaagcatgattcatcccctttgccaagcagggcccaccttggtttgcatttggatgggagatgacatgtgtgagtactgggaGAGAATCCGctcgggatggggccgctctgggaagagcccctgcctgcttgcctgcagaaagttctgtgttccctccctggcagcatctccaagatagggctgagagggattcttgCCTgccagcttggagaagctgctgcccgtctgggtagacagtactgagctagatggatcaagggtctgactcggtagaaggccgcttcctatgttcctaaaacttgtacaagtttttaaaacaccattgcagacTTGGCTGCAGCAGACCAAATGGGCAGGACACGAAAGTCTTGCAGTGCCTTCACCTCTCTTCCATCTCTAGGGATCTAGACCTTGTCAAGAATCACAATGAGCATCTGTCCCCTCAGGTGGTTCTGGCCATCCTACCTGGTTCATGGGTTACATGGCTCTGCATTGCTTGGGCCAAAGCAGGCAACTGTGCAGGCGTAGCTGTGTCCTCCCAGGTTTAtatggagctccaaaaggatctctccaaactgggtgcaTGGGCGACAAACTGGcatatgtggttcagtgtaagcaaagtgtaaagtgatgcatatcggGGCAACAAATCCCCAACATCCaaagatgggatctgagctgttggtgactgaccgggagggagatcttggggtcatggtgggcagcagtgttccctcttacagagattcccagatgttgttgaccacaactcccagaatccccagctacagtggcttttgcttggggattctgggagttgtagtcaatgatatctggggatccctgtgagagggaacacgggtgggcagcttgttgaaagtgtcgcctcagtgcgcggcagctgtgaaaacagcaggttccatgctagggatcattcggaagaggattgaaaataaaaatacaaattttataattttattttttttataaatGTTGCACCTacatttggagaactgtgtgcagttctggtcaccatatcctaAGAACAGGGGCATAaccataatagggcaagaggagacagttgtctgggggcccccaatcatcaagtcacatgattgactcccccagccactcactcgcccagacttccttcagttctattcatcctctgaaattgatgggagtgtgaagacctggagctaccagaacatcatgtctttctctagtaccattcaatgacttgcatcgtccacaattcacaaaatggggggggggggattttaaaatcttgtctctgggcccactacaaccttgctacgccccctgcctaagaaggacattgtagaactggaaagggtgcagaagagggcaaccaagatggccaggggccaggagcaccttccttaggaggcaagaacaacaatttatatcccattttccaccaaaggtttccaaagcggtgcatctggggctctttagtttggaaaagggacgactaaggggagacatgatcgaggtgtataaaattatgcatggagtggagagagaggacagagagaaagttttctccctctctcacaacactagaaccaggggacattccatgaaaatgaaggccaggaaattcaggaccaacaaaaggaagtactttcctacacagcatgtaattaatctatgccacaggagatgtggtgatggtcaccagcttggatggctttcaaagaattcaaattcatggaggactggtctatcaatggctagtagtctggtggctgtgggccacctcagaagtaggatgcctctcaataccagttgcaggggagcaacagtaggagagaggatatgccctcagctcttgcctttgggtttctcaggggcatctggtgggccactgtgtgaaacaggatgctgaattggatgggccttcttgggtctgacccagcagggctgttcttagaggTGGGGCGGCCAGCTTGAGGCTCTGCAGCTGCTATTGGGCTACAGCCTCCCATCAACCTTGTGAGATCAAGTTGGCCACCCCGGCTATATAGTTAGGGCCCCTTGTTGTACTGGGCTGCTTTGAATGCCGGAGTTTTCTGGCAAATAATtcctggctgacagcctgcaaAGGGGACCTTGTTGTGCAGAGCTGCAATGCCAGTTAGTGGAAGGAGATGGAACTGCATCTGGATCGATGAGGGTTGCTTTCGCGTGGAGCCTGTGGACCAACACAGGGGGATTTTGTAGTGAGGAAAATACCCTGTAGTCTTTAGTGTCGTTCCGACAGGCGTCTGACCCACCAGGCAGTAATTCGCTTGTAAGTGGCCATGGGGCCAGAAGCTGGTTGGGTTGGCCAATCcttgtgggtttcctggaggcaACTGGCAGGCCACTGTGGAGAACAGGAGGCTGAGTTAGATGGGGCTTTGCTCTGAACCAGCAAACCTGCAGTTATGATCCATCACTTCCGGTTTGGCCTGCCTAgagcaggagtgcacaactcaaacgtcccagtgggccagaaacaaccatgacgaTGCATGTGGCGGctgaagtcaattttcagtgcattgattattgcagtaaaagtaattataaagataaatattcaAGTAATGGCTAGTTAGTTGTGGGTCCTTCCCTCCCGCTACaagcccacaattttaaccaagggtGGTTGCCAGAAGgtaagccctgtccttgctcagtcagtgggcgCCTGACTGTCCTAGCCctacacaaatgccaaatttggGGGCTCCCACTGTTGCCGGCTACCTGGGCCATCAGAAATGTCCCCGCgggccagatctggccactgGGCCTTACGTTGTACAGGGTTGGCCTAGCGATGTGCCATGCTTCCATGGCTGCCGTGCTGGCTGTAGACAGAGAATCAGCTCCTTCTCTGCCACAAAACCAAGGCAGCAATAATCTCACAGCCTGTATAACTGATGCCTCTACTGGAGATACTGCTTTTGCGTAATTTATTATTTTGCTAATTACTGGGATAGGCAAAGGTCCATGCAAGGCACCAGGGTGGGTTGATTTTAAATCATCCAGAAAACCAACAGACTGAAATCCAGTTTCCAGCTTTCTAATTCACACATTTCCTGGGCAAGTGTGCATGTTCATTGGTGGTTATTGCAAATGCCGTGTATTGATTTGCAACTAAATAGAGCCTCTGTAGTACACACAGCAGTATACGTTACAGCCTCTGGTGGTGGTGTGGCCCACGTATCTTTTGCACGCAGGGAGCATGGTGGGAATGTATGCCTTGCCTAACGTTGCCGTCTTCCCCCATTCCGCCTGTTTGCTCCCAGGCCTGTTTAGTGTGGTAGTTCTTGCCCCTTTCCAGAGAGGGAGATCTCTTGGTTGCTAGGGATGCAAATAGGTTTCTGGATAAGGTGGGGATTGGTACAAAGGCGACTGATGATGTCACAAAAGCATTGATGGCTTCTGAAAGAAGATGAGAGCAACGAGATTCCTGCGGAAAGGAGCATTCGAAAGGAGCATGTAACCTCTTCCGGGTTAAAAGTTTCAGGCTCCtcaaaccaggggtgtagctataactgagcggatgggttcaaagaaccccggggcccccagctccacccctccctattttcttcattatctatcTCACTCCGAAGGGCTGCCAGAGAGTGGGGTGAACAcgagccccctcccccctagctacgcccatgtcgcaaaattttatttatttatttatttatttgatttatataccgcccttccaaaatggctcagggcggcaaATAAGAGGACACAAGCTAGTCTTGGGGTAAGTAaagttgtctcctttgctaagcagggtccaccctggtttgcgtgTGAataggagactccatgtgtgagcactggaagataccccccttaggagctgggaccactctgggaagagcacctgcatgcagaaggtcccaggttcgctccccggcctctccaagatagggctgagggagactcctgcctgccaccttggagaagccgctgccagtctgggtagacaatactgagcgagatggaccaatggcccgacttggtatacggcagcttcctatgttcctaatctgtgACATTTCCCTGCAGAGATTCATGACCCTGGTTGCCCTGAGAGGTGTCCCTTTCCCCTGCCCTTCTTCTGAGACAAAGAGGGTTGAGGGATCATTCCAACGGTTGTGTTGTACTCTTCAGTGCCTCTGAAACGCAAGGCAACTTTTAGGGGCAAGCCTCGCCCTCCTCCTGAGGTTGGCACTGGGGAGCAGTGTGcgctttaacagggattcccagatgatgtggactgcaactcccagaatccccaagcaaaatctgcagctggggatgctgggagttgtagtcaaccacatctgggaatccctgttagagaacaTTGCTGGGGAGCAGGGCAGGGATTGTCCCTGAAACTTTGCCCCTCTCCAGAATCTGGACAACATGGCAACCACAAACCTTGGCTAGCTACCAAGGCCAGCCAGAGCCTGTGGGCCTCGCTTTCTGACAGCACCTCTCCTGGCCATGGCAGCAGAGTAACCCAAGGAAAAGGCAGGTAAACATACACCAGCATACAGCATAGAAGTTTTAATTCTTTTTGCATAGGGTCTTGTACTCAC
Coding sequences within it:
- the ZBTB47 gene encoding zinc finger and BTB domain-containing protein 47, with the protein product MLIVEKTTDYPTAEYSLVEDVALHFTCLMDRLNEQRLFQPDLCDVDIVLVQQKSVFPAHKGVLAAYSQFFHSLFTRNKQLQRVELSLEVLTSQGLQQILNFIYTSKLLVNACNVQDVLNAAAVLQMNNIASSCQELITTRSLSLAMASNMALPPDTCGKNVPSQYYCDIKQEMDPLHPKIYAREGNDPFSVRVEDGAACGGNQNLPPAAGKKYYKEEKDGGPPVCKVEGEESEVDLSNRGSYNHGEQIIVEVNLNNQTLNVSKGMEGMPTAVNPTAAIASVVGRPKGDGRTTEEDGEEENGEGEEEEEEEAEVGEEEEEEHSEEEDLEETSEEEEDDDDDGEEASEIKREKPGQPHRPSRSSKATKSAMSTRSQETAKVVVAMEEEEEGEEEEEVEEEEEDQRGRKRKKEQDGLGQKVKLEEKQHYPCKKCPRVFNNRWYLEKHMNVTHSRMQICDKCGKRFLLESELLLHHQTDCEKNIQCVTCGKAFKKLWSLHEHNKIVHGYAEKKFSCEICEKKFYTMAHVRKHMVAHTKDMPFTCETCGKSFKRSMSLKVHSLQHSGEKPFKCENCNERFQYKYQLRSHMSIHIGHKQFMCQWCGKDFNMKQYFDEHMKTHTGEKPYICEICGKSFTSRPNMKRHRRTHTGEKPYPCDVCGQRFRFSNMLKAHKEKCFRVSNPVASEPSNNGGGSDANSLSLLTPQSAALPHLTAGLALHSTPHSHALPLPLMHAHAQSIPPPPHLPPPPPLFPASRVNLNN